A region of Scleropages formosus chromosome 2, fSclFor1.1, whole genome shotgun sequence DNA encodes the following proteins:
- the mfap2 gene encoding microfibrillar-associated protein 2 — protein MRTTCLLLLLLFIPVLLFAQQQELTDDFYAGQYFRLEEYGSEYDFPVDPSVQVIPEPASPQQPQLLKQVSGPSQSEAQLQTEPTEPGPLDCREEQYPCTRLYSVHKPCRQCLNSLCFYSLRRVYVVNKEVCVRTVCAHEELLRADLCRDQFSRCGVAALSGQCGSLGSSCGKSCGSC, from the exons ATGAGGACCacctgcctcctcctcctcctcctcttcattcCCG TCCTTCTGTTTGCTCAGCAACAAGAATTAACGGATGACTTTTACGCTGGTCAGTACTTCCGCTTGG AGGAGTATGGCTCAGAATATGACTTTCCTG TAGACCCTTCTGTCCAAGTGATTCCGGAACCGGCTTCCCCACAACAACCGCAACTCCTCAAGCAGGTATCTGGCCCCAGCCAATCTG aggCTCAGCTCCAGACCGAACCCACGGAACCTGGCCCCCTCG ACTGCCGGGAAGAGCAGTACCCCTGCACCAGACTCTACTCTGTCCACAAGCCCTGCAGACAGTGTCTGAACAGCCTGTGCTTCTACAG CCTGCGTCGGGTGTACGTGGTGAACAAGGAAGTGTGCGTACGCACGGTGTGCGCTCATGAGGAGCTGCTGAGGG CGGACCTGTGTCGCGACCAGTTCTCGCGCTGTGGTGTGGCTGCGCTGAGTGGCCAGTGCGGGTCACTGGGCAGCAGCTGTGGGAAGAGCTGTGGCAGCTGTTAG